The following proteins are encoded in a genomic region of Haloarcula marina:
- the lysA gene encoding diaminopimelate decarboxylase, which yields MSHDSPPVRRLADWDHDLLGRLAADHGTPLYVVDLDRVAENYERFASAFPDAHVMYAAKAHTGRAVLSKLLETGADIECAAWGELQRAIDAGADPDTLQYTAVNPPDRDLDYATDLAADHPGLTITGGARDTFDRLEARGYDGRVAIRVNPGIGTGHHEKVATGKDAKFGIPYEQVPEVAADVAERFDLVGIHAHAGSGVLHDDLDDHCRAIGKVADMGRQIETDITPLEFVDFGGGFGVPYREDEEPLDMGVVGEKVRDAVGELDAQIKLEPGRYVVADSELILTEVNTVKETPAATVVGVDASLATLIRPAMFGSYHPIRNVSAPDREADPVSVGGPCCTSADVFCTDRPIARPEREDLLAIGNAGAYGYELANQFHSQPRPAEVAIEGGETRVVRERETLDDVTSLER from the coding sequence ATGAGCCACGACTCGCCCCCGGTCCGCCGTCTCGCGGACTGGGACCACGACCTGCTGGGTCGACTCGCGGCCGACCACGGGACGCCGCTGTACGTGGTCGACTTGGACCGCGTCGCCGAGAACTACGAGCGGTTCGCGTCGGCGTTCCCCGACGCGCACGTGATGTACGCCGCGAAGGCCCACACCGGTCGCGCGGTGCTGTCGAAACTGCTGGAGACCGGCGCGGACATCGAGTGCGCCGCGTGGGGCGAACTCCAGCGAGCAATCGACGCGGGCGCGGACCCCGACACCCTCCAGTACACCGCCGTCAACCCGCCGGACCGTGACTTGGATTACGCCACCGACCTCGCCGCCGACCATCCCGGACTGACCATCACCGGCGGCGCGCGGGACACCTTCGACCGCCTCGAAGCGCGCGGCTACGACGGCCGCGTGGCCATCCGCGTCAACCCCGGCATCGGGACCGGCCATCACGAGAAAGTAGCGACGGGGAAAGACGCGAAGTTCGGGATTCCCTACGAGCAGGTCCCCGAGGTGGCCGCCGACGTGGCCGAGCGATTCGACCTCGTCGGCATCCACGCCCACGCCGGAAGCGGCGTCCTCCATGACGACTTGGACGACCACTGCCGCGCCATCGGAAAGGTCGCGGACATGGGCCGACAAATCGAGACGGACATCACGCCGCTGGAGTTCGTGGACTTCGGCGGCGGGTTCGGCGTCCCGTACCGCGAGGACGAGGAACCGCTCGACATGGGGGTCGTCGGCGAGAAGGTCCGCGACGCCGTCGGCGAACTGGACGCCCAGATAAAACTGGAACCGGGTCGCTACGTCGTCGCCGACTCCGAACTCATCCTCACCGAAGTGAACACCGTCAAGGAGACGCCCGCGGCCACCGTCGTCGGCGTCGACGCCTCGCTGGCGACGCTCATCCGCCCGGCCATGTTCGGGTCGTACCACCCGATTCGGAACGTCTCCGCGCCGGACCGCGAGGCAGACCCCGTCTCCGTCGGCGGCCCCTGCTGTACGAGCGCCGACGTGTTCTGTACGGACCGGCCGATTGCCCGGCCGGAGCGCGAGGACCTGCTGGCAATCGGGAACGCGGGCGCGTACGGCTACGAACTCGCCAACCAGTTCCACTCCCAGCCACGGCCCGCGGAAGTCGCCATCGAGGGCGGCGAGACGCGCGTCGTCCGCGAACGAGAGACCCTCGACGACGTGACCAGTCTGGAGCGATGA